The Kribbella jejuensis region GAGGTGGTCGGCACCAGCCCGGCGGTCGAGGAGCAGCGCAACGCCTTCCGCGAACTGCTGATCCGCAACGTCCGCGACCTCGGCGACACCGCCGTCGAACGCGGCGAGATCAAGCGCAAGGACTTCCGGTTCCTCGCGCTGGCGTTCTTCGGCGCGGTGAACGCGGTCGTCCACGACTGGATGCTCGCCGACCCACGACCCCCGGAACAGAAGATCCAGAACTCCTTACGGGACCTCGCCGTCCAGCTGATCACCGGTTAGGTAGCGTTTGCGGATCTCGGCGAGGGCTTCGTCGCGCGGTACGGCGGCGCCGGCCGCGTACGCCGTCTCGTACCCTTCGGCGCCCAGGGCATCGCGAAGTTCGTCGACGAGCCGCTGCACGTCGGCGTCCGGGATCGTCCGCAGGCCCTTCATGGTGGCGGCCAGGCCGAGCACTCGCGCGACCTCCTCCGGCTTGCTCGTCAGCAGGTCGGCGTGCAGCCCGATCTCCACGACGGCCGCCGCGACCGGCATGTCCTCGGTGCCGAGCGCGAGCCCGATCGCCTGCCGGGCACAGTCCTGCGCCTTCTCCACGTCGCCGGTGGTCGCGTAGATCCGGCTGAGCTGGCCGAGCATCACGGCCTGTCCGTGCGGCGCCATCCGTTCGGCCTCGAGGTCGAGCGTGGCGTACGCACGCTCGGCGAGCTCGCGCGCCTCCTCGATGTGACCGAGCCGGAACTCCACCTTGGACAACCCCATGAACGCCATCGCTTCGCCGGCGCGGGACCCGGTCTCCTCGGACAAGCGCAGGGCCCGCTCCAGGTCGGCGCGGGCGCCGTCGTGGTCGCCGAGCTCGAGCCGGCTCATCGCGCCGCTGCCGAGCAGTTGGCCGACGCCTTCGCTCGTACCGAGCTCCTCGATCAGCTGGAGCGCCTCGGTCAGCGACGCCAGCGCAGCGACGTGGTCGCCGGTGCTGCTCTGGTACCCGGCGAGACCGCGCAGCGCCATCGACGTACCGAACCGGTCGCCGATCTCGCGGAAGCCGGCCAGCGCGACCGTCAGGTTGGCCGCCATCTCGTCGACCTCGCCCTCGTTCTCCCGGAACATCGCGCTGGTCATCACGCCCATGTTCCGGATCCACGGATCGGCGTGCCGGGAGGCGGCCTCGAGTTCGGCGAAGCAGGTCGCCTTGTCCCGCCGGATCGCGGCCCAGACCGCGTTGGTGAACAAGCCGATGCCGGAGTCGACGAGGATCCGGTGCCGGCGCGTCATCCAGCGCACCGTCGCCAGCCCGCGGACCGCCTGCCGGAACGACGTGCCCGGGTCGTCACCGGTCGACATCCGCCCGAGCGCCAGCAGGTACAGCGCCTCGGCTTTGTCCAGCGGCACGGTCGGACCTGGTACCGCGAGCGCGGCCTGCATCCAGTTGACCGCTTCGGCCGGGCGGCCGCTCATCGTCCAGTACTCACCGAGCACGGCGACCATCTGGACGGCGATCCGCGCCGACTCGGTGTCGATCGCGGTCCGGAGCGCGTCGATCAGGTTCTCGTTGTCGGCGGTCAGGCGGGCGATCCACTCGATCTGCTCAGCGGTCCGCAGCTTCGGCCGCGCCTTGCGGAGCATCCGGCTGAAGTACGCCGTGTGCGCCCGCCGGAAGCGGTCGTACTCACCGGAGGCGTCGAGTTGCTCGGCGCCGTACGCACGGACCGTCTCGAGCATCCGGTACCGCACGGACCGCTCGTCGGCGGCGGCTTCGACGAGCGACTTGTCGACAAGGGACGCGAGGACGCCGAGGACCGACTCCGCGGGAATGGACTCGTCGCTGCAGATCTGCTCGGCCGCCTCGAGGGTTGCGCCGCCGGAGAACAGGGAGAGCCGGCGCGCGACCGCCTGCTCGTCCGGGTCCAGCAGGTCCCAGCTCCACTCCACCACGGCCCGCAGCGTCTGGTGGCGCGGCAGGGCGGTCCGTGAGCCGCTGGTGAGCAGCCGGAAGCGGTCCGCCAGCCGGTCCACGATCTGCGGCGGTGTGAGCGCACGCAGACGGGCTGCGGCGAGCTCGATCGCCAGGGGCATGCCGTCCAGCCGTCGGCAGATCTCCGCGACCGCCTGCCGGTTGGCGTCGGTCAGCTGGAAGTCAGGGCGTACGGCGCGAGCACGGTCGACGAACAGCTGCATCGCTGGGTATTCGTCGGGCACGGTGTCCTCGGGCGGCAGCGCGAGCGGTCCGACTGGGTGCAGGTGTTCACCAGGGATGCTCAGCGGCTCCCGGCTCGTCGTGAGTACGCGCAGCCGCGGGCAGGACGCCAGCAGCGAGTCGACGAGCCCGGCGACCTCCTGGACGAGGTGCTCGCAGTTGTCCAACACCAGCAGGACGCGGCGATCGCCGATGACTTCGACGAGTCGCAGCGTCGCAGCACGGCTCGTGGGGATGTGCTTGGGCGCAAAGCGGGCCGGTTGGAGGTCCACGAACTCGCTGGCGCCCAGCGCGGACAGGACCGCTGGTGCTACGTCTGCTGCGTCGCCCAGTGGTGCGAGCTCCACGAACCAGATGCCGTCGCCGGACTGGTCGACGAGAGTCCTGCCGGTCTCCGTGGCCAGTCTGGTCTTGCCTGCACCGCCCGGGCCGACCATGGTGACCAGCCGGGTCCCGTTGCTCAACAGACGAGTCAGCTCGGCCACGTCCTCACGGCGACCGACAAAGCTCGTCAGCGGAGCCCGCAGGTTGCTACGGGGTGCTGACGGAACAGGAGCCGGTACGGCAGTGCTCTTGGCGGCAGGGTCTACCGGGTCGCCACGCAGCACCGACACGTGGAGGTCGCGCAGCCGGCTGCCCGGGTCAGCGCCCAGCTCGTCGGCCAGCGTGGTGCGGATCCGTTCGTACGCCGTCAACGCCTCCGCCTGCCGGCCGTCGGCGTACAGGGCGCGGATGAGCAGCTCGTGGACGCGCTCGCGGAGCGGATGGGTGACGGCGAGGTGTTCGAGATCGGAGATCAGGTCGCGGGCGTGGCCGCAGCTGACCGCCGCCTCCGCCAGGTCCTCCGCGCCGGCCAGCCGCAGCTCGGCGAGGCGATCTGCCTCGACCGCCGCGAACGGGAGGTCGCGCAGGTCGGTCAGGGCCTCACCACGCCAGAGCTTGTCGGCCTGCGTGAGCAGCACGTGCGCCTGCTCCGGGTCGGACGTGAGCAGCGCACGACCGCGCCGTACCAGCTCCTCGAACTGGAGGGCGTCGACGCAGTCCGGACCGATCGTCAGCGTGTACCCGGCCGGGCCGGACTGGACCGAGATGCTCGACTCGGTGGCGGGCAGACTCGCGCGCAGCCGGGAGACCAGGGACTGCAGTGCGTTCGCACTCGGTGCCTCGCTGCCCCACAACCCGTCGACCAGCGTCTCGACGCTGACCGGCCGGCCCGCACTCAGTGCGAGCCGCGCGAGCAGCCCGCGCAGGCGTACGCCGCGGATGTCGAGCGGAGTCCCGTCGGCCGCCCACATCGCGAGAGGCCCAAGCACCGCTATGCGCACTCCACCAGCCTCGCACATCCCGCCGACCAAATACCCTGCCTTTTGTCACTCGGCTCCTTTAAGGTCGGGAGCCGTGACAGAAATCGCCGCGCCGACGCAGCTCGCGCTCTCCCGAATCGTCGCCGAACGTCAAGCCAAGGGCCGGGTTCCCGGAGTGGTGGGTGCTGTCGCCCGCGGCGGGTCGCTGGTCTGGTCCCACGGGGCCGGATCGGCGGATCTGGACAATCCCGGCGTACCACCGACAGCCGACTCGCAGTTCCTGATCGCCTCGCAGAGCAAGACGCTGACCGCGGTGGCGATCATGGCGCTACGCGACGAGGGCAAGCTCAGCTTGGACGACACGGTCGACCAGCTGATCCCGGACAGCAAGCACGAGGGCATCACCGTACGGCAGATGCTCAGTCACGCCAGCGGGATGCAGCGCGAGCCGGTCGGCGACGTGTGGGACCTGATGAAGTTCCCGTCCCGCGACGAACTCGTCCCCGGCTGGAACGCGGCCGAGCGGATCGGCAAGCCGCACGACAGGTTCCACTACTCGAACCTGGTCTTCTCGCTGCTCGGCGAGATCGTCGCACGGCTGGACGGCCGGTCCTGGTACGAGTCGGTGAAGGCGCGGATCCTCGACCCGCTGGAGATGCGCCGAACGACGGTCGGCATGGACGGCGGGCCGGCTCAGACCGGGTACTACGTGCCGCCGTTCTCTGATGTGCCCGTCCGTGAGCCGCTGCTCGACATCGGCGCGATGGACGCCTGCGGCGGGCTCGCGTCGACTGCCGAGGACCTGGCGAAGTGGGCGATGTTCGTCGCGGACCCGGTCGACGAGGTGCTGTCGAAGGACACCCTCGAGGAGATGTGCCAGGTGCAGATCATGGCGGACGTGGACCGCTGGCAGCTCGCGTTCGGGCTCGGGTTCATGTTGCTGCGCCGCGGTGACCGGCTGTTCGTCGGCCACGACGGCGGCATGCCCGGCCACATCACCTCGACGTTCGTCGACCGCTTCTCCGGTACGGCCGGGATCGCGCTGTTCGGGTCCACCTCGGCACCGGCCCCGAGCGCGCTGGCGACCGACCTGATCATCAAGGTCCTGGAGGACGACCCGCTGCCACCCGAGGCCTGGGTCCCCGGCACGTCGGT contains the following coding sequences:
- a CDS encoding AfsR/SARP family transcriptional regulator, giving the protein MLGPLAMWAADGTPLDIRGVRLRGLLARLALSAGRPVSVETLVDGLWGSEAPSANALQSLVSRLRASLPATESSISVQSGPAGYTLTIGPDCVDALQFEELVRRGRALLTSDPEQAHVLLTQADKLWRGEALTDLRDLPFAAVEADRLAELRLAGAEDLAEAAVSCGHARDLISDLEHLAVTHPLRERVHELLIRALYADGRQAEALTAYERIRTTLADELGADPGSRLRDLHVSVLRGDPVDPAAKSTAVPAPVPSAPRSNLRAPLTSFVGRREDVAELTRLLSNGTRLVTMVGPGGAGKTRLATETGRTLVDQSGDGIWFVELAPLGDAADVAPAVLSALGASEFVDLQPARFAPKHIPTSRAATLRLVEVIGDRRVLLVLDNCEHLVQEVAGLVDSLLASCPRLRVLTTSREPLSIPGEHLHPVGPLALPPEDTVPDEYPAMQLFVDRARAVRPDFQLTDANRQAVAEICRRLDGMPLAIELAAARLRALTPPQIVDRLADRFRLLTSGSRTALPRHQTLRAVVEWSWDLLDPDEQAVARRLSLFSGGATLEAAEQICSDESIPAESVLGVLASLVDKSLVEAAADERSVRYRMLETVRAYGAEQLDASGEYDRFRRAHTAYFSRMLRKARPKLRTAEQIEWIARLTADNENLIDALRTAIDTESARIAVQMVAVLGEYWTMSGRPAEAVNWMQAALAVPGPTVPLDKAEALYLLALGRMSTGDDPGTSFRQAVRGLATVRWMTRRHRILVDSGIGLFTNAVWAAIRRDKATCFAELEAASRHADPWIRNMGVMTSAMFRENEGEVDEMAANLTVALAGFREIGDRFGTSMALRGLAGYQSSTGDHVAALASLTEALQLIEELGTSEGVGQLLGSGAMSRLELGDHDGARADLERALRLSEETGSRAGEAMAFMGLSKVEFRLGHIEEARELAERAYATLDLEAERMAPHGQAVMLGQLSRIYATTGDVEKAQDCARQAIGLALGTEDMPVAAAVVEIGLHADLLTSKPEEVARVLGLAATMKGLRTIPDADVQRLVDELRDALGAEGYETAYAAGAAVPRDEALAEIRKRYLTGDQLDGEVP
- a CDS encoding serine hydrolase domain-containing protein, whose product is MTEIAAPTQLALSRIVAERQAKGRVPGVVGAVARGGSLVWSHGAGSADLDNPGVPPTADSQFLIASQSKTLTAVAIMALRDEGKLSLDDTVDQLIPDSKHEGITVRQMLSHASGMQREPVGDVWDLMKFPSRDELVPGWNAAERIGKPHDRFHYSNLVFSLLGEIVARLDGRSWYESVKARILDPLEMRRTTVGMDGGPAQTGYYVPPFSDVPVREPLLDIGAMDACGGLASTAEDLAKWAMFVADPVDEVLSKDTLEEMCQVQIMADVDRWQLAFGLGFMLLRRGDRLFVGHDGGMPGHITSTFVDRFSGTAGIALFGSTSAPAPSALATDLIIKVLEDDPLPPEAWVPGTSVPEELSGVLGTWFTEGSPFVFSVEQGVLQAKSPTAAEYQSPAVFERISENVYRTIRGRETGELLTITRDPAGHPTKLHWATYLCTRNPLAFAEIKPD